taatttaaaatttttatttacgaGCTCTGCTTCCTTTAGATTTTTCCCAACTCTAAAGAAAGCCATTCACATTCTAATGACTCACTTAAGTTAATAAGAAAACCAACAGTTTAATTAATTTAGTTGTGTCATTCTTCACATTTTAATCTGCATAATACTGTGAGGGTTATTTTACTGCTTTTATAGATGAGACTGAAGTAAAGCAAGTAAAGTACTAACTCAGTGTCTAACTTATATTCAGTGCCTGATGAATATTAGCTATGTTGATTCCTATTTTGGGATTTGtttcagtattttgaaatttggaaaatgcCTAGTAATTATAAATAGTAATAGTAATTATAAATATTAGCAGAGTTAATTTTATTGGCTCTTTTGAGTTATCAGAGGAATTAGTTTGtttcagaaaataatattatattcaaTGCTTTGTTGACACTGGTGTGAAAGGTTACGTTTGGTAAACTGATTTTAGGATTTGATAGTTGTTTGATTTTACTGCAGTCGATCTAAGTTCTTTTAACCAGTTAGTTTAGTTTTGCTTCTGCAGATATAAATATAGTGGTTTTATTCTTCCtcagaattcttaaaaatttaggaaatgcttttaataaggaaaggaaaatttgaatTCTGCTGTTGATTTAACTAGTATAGAAGCTTCATTGTTAAAGCtttaacttacatttttaaaaatctattttcaaaacatttacattgatttatttgcaaaatgtttGAAGATTCTTTAGTTAAATGCAAACTTTGTACAAGAAGCACTTTATAATTAGGTATGGATGGGAACGAAATTTAATAAAAAGTCTAGGCGTTGAGGctgagataaatttttttttctcttattaatatGATGCTGGAAACACAAAACCAGTTCAAATCTAATTAAGCAGTTTGACTTTCATATATGTTAACTCCAGAATTCATTTTTTCATGCATTCTTGCTAAATCTATAAATTTGttaaatgatttataaaatgtattccaGGCACTGGAAGATGAAGACGTctgtaaaaatgtatttctggCTACCAAGGAGAAAACAGCTGAGGCTTCACAGCGacatcaccacccccacccccacccccacccccactcccacccccacccccactcccactcccacccccacccccatccccatccccacccccatccccatcaTGGGCATCAGCTTCATGAAAATGCTCATCTTTCAGAGTCTCCAAAACCAGACACACCAGATACCCCTGAGAATCCCCCTCCTTCAGGtcttcatcaccaccaccacaggcACAAGGGTCCCCAAAGACAGGGTCACTCAGATAACTGTGATACACCAGTAGGAAGTGAAAGTTTACAACCTTCTCTTCCACAAAAGAAGCTCTGACGAAAGAGATGCATAAATCAGTTACTCTGACAGTTTCCCAAAGATTCAGAATCTGCTTTGAGTAGCTGCTGTTGCCACTGTCGACATCTGGTATTTGAAAAAACAGGGTCTGCAATCACCTGACAGTGTACAGAAAAGCTCCCCTCTTTGTGTAGCTGACAGGGCCTTTTGGCGGAGGAGAATGTCATTGAATCTTGACAGTGACGTTTGCCTCCAGCTGCCTGACAGGCAGCAGGTCAGCAGCTCAACCCCACAGAAGCCAGCACCAAGTGAAGCTGAAAAAATAAGGCCAAAATGTGAAAATGACCTtcaaattaaatatatgaaattgGATATATTCCCCAAGTCAATCTACACAATTGCATTTCCAGCATTTGTATAAGGTACCTAATTAACAGTGATCCAAAAATAGGAATTGGATTTGTGCAAACATGGAGAAATTGACTTCCATAAAATTTAAGTCAAAGAAATTTTGACCCAAACCATATTTTTATTCAGCTGAGAGGTGGTTGCAGCGTTTGGTtagtatgtctttctttttctttttccagtattCTACTTGCGTTAATGAGAACAGAAACGTAAACTATAACCTAGGGGTTTCTGTTGGATGGTTGGCAACTGAGAATGGAGGAAGAACAACAAAGACATGTTCTccactttcttatttctcaaaaCAATGTTATCTTCGTCTTTTTAATCTTAGGTTTTTAACAGATTAAACCTTTAAAGCAAGAAGTGAATTCTGTCTTTTCAGACCCAGAAATACACATGAATACTTTGCTATGATTACATTTTAGATAttcatttatacttttctatatctAAGACTCATATCTTGATTTTTACTATCATATGAATGAAGCCTTTATATCTTGTTTTTTTGCCAATCTTGAAAGATAGAtgggaaaagataaaagaatgttGTCTAACTCTTGATTGCTTAGAAAGTATTTCCATAGTCAATGATGGTTCAATAGGCAAACCAGGTCCTATaaacctgaattttttttatgGTCAATACTGTTAAGC
The sequence above is a segment of the Bos indicus isolate NIAB-ARS_2022 breed Sahiwal x Tharparkar chromosome 20, NIAB-ARS_B.indTharparkar_mat_pri_1.0, whole genome shotgun sequence genome. Coding sequences within it:
- the SELENOP gene encoding selenoprotein P; the protein is MWRGLGLALALCLLLTGGTESQGQSSYCKQPPPWSIKDQDPMLNSYGSVTVVALLQASUYLCILQASRLEDLRVKLEKEGYSNISYVVVNHQGISSRLKYVHLKNKVSEHIPVYQQEENQPDVWTLLNGNKDDFLIYDRCGRLVYHLGLPYSFLTFTYVEDSIKTVYCEDKCGNCSLKALEDEDVCKNVFLATKEKTAEASQRHHHPHPHPHPHSHPHPHSHSHPHPHPHPHPHPHHGHQLHENAHLSESPKPDTPDTPENPPPSGLHHHHHRHKGPQRQGHSDNCDTPVGSESLQPSLPQKKLURKRCINQLLUQFPKDSESALSSCCCHCRHLVFEKTGSAITUQCTEKLPSLCSUQGLLAEENVIESUQURLPPAAUQAAGQQLNPTEASTKUSUKNKAKMUKUPSN